TACATGTATTTGTAAGGACTGTCTGCCACCATGCCTTCATAGCCGTTATCTTCCCTCCCCcgaaaataaaaaacacaaaatgttttgaTACCAGCCTTCCTTCCACTGTCCTAaacaagaaagcatttttaaatgagtTGAAACTAAGGAAGGACTACACCTACTAGAAAAGAAGAGTTCTATTAGTTTGAGGTTTCAGTATACCCAAAGACCAGGGACTGTATCTTTGTAAGGGCTAGGCTGGGACCCCATATACAGGGTGTGTGCAGGTGCCATCCCTGAGCATTCAGCGGTTCAGTGGACCATAAGTGCTCCAGCTGCATAACTCACTGAGCTGTCTTGCCAGTTTCGACACTGGCTTGACTGAGCATAattcaaaaatgaaaagctcATATTCATCCCATTCTTCTGGAGCTCGTTGATagcctgaaaagagaaaaaaagttgtttaaaaaaaggtaTTGGTGAAATTATGACATTTTCTAGCTCTCAGTCCTGTCTTTACTGCTCCCTCCATGGGTCCTTGCACCACCTCTCATAATAATATAAGCATCTCTGAGTAATTTGTGGACCTAACTCATTTTTGTGCCATTTCATTCACTAACACTGCCCCTGCTGTGCTATGGACATCCATGCAGTTCTACAGAGCAATACTAAAAAACTTTCAAAATAGATCCTTTGGAAACAATGCTTTAACTTCCATGGGGAATTCATACAGAAACGCAGATGTTACAGTAAAACACCCAACACTagtaaaacttttaaaaacatatttcttccattaaggaaaaagaacataCCAAGATAATTTATTAAAGTGTGACAATTGGCAAAAATGAATCAATAGAATTTAGCTCAGATTCACTGCAAAATTAATCGTTATCTGAGGTTAAGAGTTGGATATTTTTGCGAAGTTGTCATATTACTGAATTTTGCTACATGCATCCCCAATATTGATGCTGCTCATACAAACTTTTATAGACTTCACTTTAAAAGGTCCCTCTATATGTTCTTCATATAGATTACATTTCCAGTGAGCTAAATTTACCCTTTTTAAAAGGTTAACAAGCTACCGGTTTCAGATTTGAAGTACAGTAATAATAGAGCAAGATTCACTCAAGCAATATGACAAATCTGCAGCATTCCAGCAGAGATGTAAAGATAACTAAGGTAAGCCAGGTTTATGCCTGCACTGGATCACCAAAGCAGAGTATAGTAACTAGAAAATACCAGTTAATCTGAATTCTAATTGCCATCAATTTATGAGTTAACAGTGCACTGCACTAATACTTACAGAAGCAATCTCTCATCTTACTTGCAAAACCCAAAAACGCTGCCAGACATCATAAGGCACTCACAATAGCTAGCTAATAGCAATACAGAAAGATATATACAGGTTTGTAAGTACTGATTCAAAAGATTAAGTATGTACTTCTTCAGGGAGAtggatttattaatttatttaggGCCAAGAGAAAGTGAATTATTGCATTTCATTGAAATTCAAAAGGCATATGGTATCTCATCTCCCTTAGGGAACTGAAGACCCTCAACCCTTGGAAGAGCTTACAGTTGTCTATAAGCAAGACATGGAAATTGGAGACCAAACTGAGAACACTTGGAAAAATGAATTCCAGACTTGCCATTTTAGAACTAAAGAATACTCCAGCAAtgttatgtttaaaatacatgtaagcATCTTGCtaaaagttacatttttcaACAAATCAAACATTACTTACATTTAATAATACACCAATAGGATGCCTTCCACATATTGTATTATGGTATTTCTTCAAGTAATTGCTAAAAGATACAGGATCTAGCTGCTCTATAATGCTCATACCCTGAAAAAGAACCAATTGCAATGATTACTTCACACATTCATAAGCAGGTGTTTATACATCACCTATTTATGACAACACAGAAtacttcaagaagaaaaaccccTCTACTTTGTATCAAGGATATCAAGGCAATAGCTTGTAGTCATCTTGTTGCTATTCCTTGCCAAACTAAAAGTGCAGGAGCTCTTCCAAAGCTGTCAATGATCTACATATCTGTGAAGCTATCTCGGCAGATACCAGTGAAGCTCATGTTAGAAAAGCTCCTCTTGCAGACTAGCTGATCCCCACCTTCAATGGTGCCCTACTTCCATAGGATTTTGTATAGCAGTAAGCAGGCAAATTgactaaaaggagaaaacagagataTTTTTTGCTTCTATCTCCTCTCCCTACAACAGAGGTCAGGGCTGAGCATCTGCCTAGGACTTCTGGATGTCCAAAACCCCTAGACAAATCATCAATATACACAAACATGCAATTCAAGCATGTAGCAAGTGTAATGTATCCTGGACACATCACTCATGCAAGGCAGCTGATCTGGGCACAGGATAGCCATCTGCTCAGTGCATAAAAAGCAAATCCAGAACATCTCTGAAGCACTATGAAGTTGGTGCACGACTTAAGAACCAGAAGATGATACTTCTACTTTACATAAGGCAGTTACATATATACATCCTTTTCTCTATCCACACTCCATGAGAGCCAGGATCCCACAGAGTCATACTATGAAAACTAACATATTCATGGAAACAAACCCTTCCCCATATGCAAACACTTGCTGtcctaaaagcaaaaagaatccTACAACTCCAGATACAGCCTACTCATATCCCATCCCACAGAGCAGATCAAATACaatgaaagtaatttaaaacaagTCTAAATCAGTTATTGTCTGGGTTTTATCATGGCTTTGCTATTTTGCCTGTATTAGTAGACTCTATCCTCTTGTGTATTTCCTTCCTCTGAAAAGAATTAATTCCCTTCACCAGGTAAATGAGCTCCAGAAACACTAATTCAGTAAGACATATAGCTGTGCTGCTTAGATGTAGCTGATGAAACAGGAAGGTTTTCCTTAGAGgttagaaaaaaacatatacTTTGCATGGGAACAATTGGAGGTTGGTATCAGAAAGGGAGAGAGTTTCTCTTAAGGTTTCTGCTATTttcccagccccttcccatgCTTTTGGGAAGTGTGGGTGATGCAAGTAGAAATCACGATGCAGGAAGCAGTCAGTCTGTCTGAAGTCTCCACCTCAAGAGTGGAATATGGTACCTCAACTACACTGCAAGAGCACTGGCTGATCTGGCAGATATACCAATTATTCAGACTGGATCACAGCCAGCAACTGAGGAGGTGGAGATTCCCAGGAGACTCAGGGAGGATTAGCAAACAGGAACCATAACCAGCACCTTTGtgtacttttaattaaaaacagacATAAAATGAATTCATAAAGAGACAAAttctatggaaaataaaatcaaactatGCTAATCCATTGCTTGTAAGAGCTGTTCTTCCACAGTGGAGAAGGTGTTTGGACCCCTGGCCAGTAATTACAGCTGCTACTCCAGATCTACAGAACCTAAATGAGTCCCAAAAAAACCATAAAGGCAGCTATCCTCTAACTAGCAGTGACTACATAGTTACCATTGCATTTCTAAAGTTTAAGCAGCACCTCTCTGAATCATCCATTTGCTTGTAAAATGCGTATGTCAGTACATAGCAGCATAAAGTAGAACCAACCTTAATGAAACACTCAAGTGAAACTACACGCTGAAGATCTCATAAGAATATGTTTTATCCATTGTAAACCTTTccacaactttaaaaaaaaagaaaatggctgCTCAACTGAGCGACTCATTATGTAGCTATAAGTCACTGGAACATACTGGGCAGAGGCATTTGAGCATGTGTCTCGAATGGACATGAATTTATCAAAATGCCTAGTAAGCTTATTTCAATGAACAGTTCAGCACTGCAAAACATTTAGAGCTATGCAGTTCATCCCAGAAAATGCTAACAGAGCTCTGTACATCACAGATCGGAGAAAACCCATAGGAAACTGGTATTAACACATATGCTATAAGCATTCAGCTGTACAAAACTTTTCAGTCTTCTGGATTCAAAAATCATTGCAGCAGAGGAGCAAAGGCTACCAAGTTTGTTTCTCAGTGTAAATGGTTTTCAGGaacaacagaaacatttttgtcagattgtgttttatttctctaacaATCAGAAGTATGAAGCTCATAACTTTCAGTATTCAAATTAACTCAGCCAGGCATGGTTTACAACAGAGttaaaacacacaacaaaatcCACATGATAAAAATGCATCACACAGTTCTGCAGTTTATCACATGGTTATTATGGCACCACATAGAAATTGCATATCTCAGTTAACCAGACACTGCAAATGGAATCTGCAATATCTTAGCAAGTGCTCTTAATATGATTACAACCAGTTACATTCTTAAATATCATCCCCTATAGGGTCAAGTTTCTGTGAGTTTACAGAAAACCCCAGAACCAAAACAAACTCAAGCCAACTCAAACCAACTCAACCAACCAAAGGCTTATTTTATACTATGCTCCAATAATCCCTTGGCTGGTCAGGCTCAAGTTTACAACCAGTTACTTCAGTTGCTTCTTCACATTTATGCGTTATGCTCAAGCTAAGAAGCCTTCCCAGGATGGGGCACTGTGAAAGGTGCTGGCGCACCACAGCAGCACTACAGAAGCCACCCAGAACTCAGCAATTCATTAGAGCTACCTGAGAAGCCACCCATGCTATGCATGGCTCCTGCACAATTTCTGGCTGCTCTCTTCAGCATCTGCATTATCCTCCCTCTTCAAAATCTAGGGTAACAGAATCCTCCTATTGACCCAAGAGAGACATAAGGTTTCACAAGTAGATATAAAAGGAGCAACCTGGCAGTGAAGATTGAAGCGAGCAGTCTGCATTTTCTGGCTAgcctgaacaaaaaaaaaatgattacTCTTCAATGACAGGTGGTTGAAAATAGAtgtctttaaggttccttccaacccaaaccattctgtggttctctgacATCTTACAGAATAGTTCCccactttcatttaaaaaaaaaaaatatatatatatatatcaggtTATGATATACAAACAAATCGTTGCACATCAGCTGCTCAATTATAACTCTTCATTTGAGGACTGCTCCTTAATACACCCCTATTATTACTCCTTTCCTCACAATCACTTCACAAGGTGCACTGTGGTACCCACAGAGTACCAACAGTCACATTAAGAACTATCATGGAGAAACCAACATCTGCCCAGCAATATTTACTACTCTCTGTTTTTTAAGCTGGAGTCTAAGGGTGCTAACCTAACActacagcaaataaaatttCTCAGAGCAGCTACCAGGTTAGTAAATCTTCAATGCCCAAAGCATTTAGCATTGTTTATGCACTACCCAGGAAAATTGCCATGCACCCATGCTTAAAGTCCAGTCTAAATGGGGAAGAGACCACTGTCCTCCCACAAGGGCATTTCTAAGGAAAAGCAATTTCATCTTAACCCAGAATACCTTCCTGCTCCCAAAGCACTCAAATGATTGCTTCACTAGTTCAGTCCAGTAAAATTATTGAGCCAGTAATGGCAAAACCCACTCTTTAGAGTCTGAATACAGGGTAATGTGTTCATATATGGCATGAAAGAGACAAAGTAGTAACGGTATATTGCCATGCAGCATGTTTAGTTTTCCAGTTAAAGTGAAGATTGGAACATTATTTTCATAGGTATTAAACAGTAGACAAGATTTTCAACATTTTactaaaagtaattaaatatcAAAGTCCAGTCTTCCTACAAGCTTTCACCACAGAAATTACCAAGGGGAAACTAATGTATGCTAATGCACCTTAATCTGCTCTTGCAAAAACACTCAGAGCTTCAAATTCTGGGACTCTGTAGAAACACACTTGTCTTTATAGAGAAGCCTCTCAACCAACAACAAGAATTGGTATAAATAGAATGAAGGCAAATTTACTGTTTCCATTCCAGCGATGAATAGTGGAAAAACAAAGAGGttaatacagaaagcaaaaggcTCCAGGGATCTCCAGCAGAAAAGATTTATTCtttcaagacaagaaaaaagttAACATGCCCTAAATAACaacagttatttcttttaacaaatTTTACAGAAGTTACATGAATGATccaaacagttttaaaataaatttgaaggTTACGTATTTCCAGAAGAACTACTTCTATTCTGTGCCATAAGAATGCTCTCAAACATTAACAcaattttttctcatttacaaagaaatccttggctgctgtggctgcaaaGAAAATGCCACGTAACTGGCATCATGGTCTTTATGTATCTAGCATTCCTTTAGCTGTTTGCCAAACCCAGAATGAAGTATAGCCTACTGCTTTTCCCCACCACCTACTATAGAGTAAGGGGCAGGGGGAAAGAACACTCCCAAGGAAATGatgacttttgttttcctcaccAGCACAATACTGTACAGCATTTCCTCCTCAAAATGGATGTTGCTGAAACCATTAGCATAATCACAATGCTGTTTTGATAAGCAGGTATTACAGCTATTAAGCCTGAACTACCACAATACTCCGTTCATAACTCTTATTGCTTCCCAAAACATAGGAGGGTATTTGGACAGGAATTACATTACACTAGGGCATTTTAGCTAGGCAAACATGCATTTATTCTCATAAATTACGCTCACTAGATTATACCCACAATATATTGTGCTCAGTCAATAAAGTGGAGGACACTAGCTAAAAACAACAGCTAAATTCTTACTATGGtaaacacaggaaaagcatTCAATAAAATAGCTAATCTATGAGATTTTGTTAGAGAAATTTCTAAAGTGTTCAAAGAAATGTAAGGTACAGGAGAAATTTGTTAGTTAGTTCCACCAAATCTGAAAACTTACCATTTTATCTAGGTGCTCAATGGATCTATAAATTTCTCCTTGGGATTCATCATAGTAACTGTAACGGAACCTCTGACCTTGAAACAAAAAccatgtataaaataaaaaagggaaaaatcgTAGCTAAAACACTCCCTAATACTTACTAAATAATTTcaattataatatttttaaaatagtaatcttcattattttataCTTTTCAGCTCCACTGAGGAACTTTTAGGGCAATCATCAAAGTAGCAGcccagaaatgaaacaaaaaaaatacaggatgGGCAGCTACATTCCTAAAGAAAAACCTATGTAGAACTGACACTGCAGTATCACTTATTAATTGCCTGTTATTGCCTTGGAATCCGATTCTATAagttaaaaagtaaaacaacaCTTGTTTCACTATCCCTCTTCATAGTCAACCCTGAAGCCAGACTACTTTTCTTGGACAACAATATCCACAGTAAACTAAAACTAAAAGAAGTTTGTGATAATTTAATGAACATCTCTAAATGATTCATTGTCTATAACAGAACCCATGTCATTCTTATATACCTCCATCTATTTCACAATTCAAAGATGATTAAAATAAGCAATTATATAAGTTGACCAAAGATGACAATGAAAAAAGAAGTCCTGTTGTGTAACACAAAATATATCATTCTGAAGCAGTCTCTTTTCCAGCTATTATtacacttgaaagaaaaataaagtgttaaAGCAGGACAGAAGTCAAAGCTTCTGCAATCTTTATAGTTCTGCCACCAAGATGAACTGGGATAGCTCTGATCAATTGGCATAAATACTCCATCTGCTACCTTACCCAGCAGTAAAACATACAAAGCTTACTTCCATCAGAGGGATGTTGTCATGTCCAGTGAATTTTTAGCTAATTAATTTTGCAAGTTGCTTTGAAGTGCTTAGAAGAAGAGtaa
This window of the Melopsittacus undulatus isolate bMelUnd1 chromosome 3, bMelUnd1.mat.Z, whole genome shotgun sequence genome carries:
- the MEMO1 gene encoding protein MEMO1 isoform X3, giving the protein MQGILTADLVLPMLTNKWILILPEKFSFLGLPTTCPFPDVHFPVWTFIEHLCMISELTKRFMENCGRLECLSVCPYRQMRMNTVLKCICLTLLKPWKGQRFRYSYYDESQGEIYRSIEHLDKMGMSIIEQLDPVSFSNYLKKYHNTICGRHPIGVLLNAINELQKNGMNMSFSFLNYAQSSQCRNWQDSSVSYAAGALMVH